In Natator depressus isolate rNatDep1 chromosome 17, rNatDep2.hap1, whole genome shotgun sequence, one genomic interval encodes:
- the PEX12 gene encoding peroxisome assembly protein 12, with protein MAEHGAHLTAASASDDRPSVFEVVAQDSLMSALRPALQHVAKVLAESNPGCYGFLWRWFDEIYTLLDLLLQQHFLSQFSASFSENFYGLKRIAMGDSKRLHQLASAGLPKKQHWKSLLLLVLIPYLKTKLEKLVSSLREEDEYAIHPPSSSWKRFYRAFLAAYPFVNMAWEGWFLSQQLCYILGKAQHHSPLLRLAGVRLVRLTAEDIQVLEQKLAVATASQQPAHSIKEQVQSAVKKALGGVALSLSTSLSVGVFFLQFLDWWYSSENQETIKSLTALPTPPPPVHLDHGTGSPLLPKLKTVCPLCRKIRANDTVLSTSGFVFCYRCVYTYVKSHQRCPITGYATELQHLVKLYSPES; from the exons ATGGCCGAGCATGGGGCTCATCTCACCGCTGCTTCAGCCAGCGATGACAGGCCTTCCGTCTTCGAAGTGGTGGCCCAGGACAGCTTGATGTCAGCCCTGAGACCTGCACTTCAGCATGTGGCCAAG GTGCTTGCTGAATCCAATCCCGGCTGCTATGGCTTCCTCTGGCGTTGGTTTGATGAGATCTACACCCTCCTGGATCTGTTGCTCCAGCAGCATTTTCTGTCCCAGTTTAGTGCCTCTTTTTCAGAAAACTTCTATGGCCTAAAGAGGATAGCGATGGGAGACAGCAAGCGGCTGCATCAGCTGGCCAGTGCTGGGTTGCCAAAGAAGCAACACTGGAAGTCTCTCCTCTTGTTGGTTCTCATTCCTTATCTGAAAACAAAGTTGGAGAAACTGGTCTCCAGTCTGAGGGAAGAGGACGAATATGCCATCCATCCTCCATCATCATCCTGGAAGCGCTTTTACAGGGCCTTTTTAGCAGCCTATCCCTTTGTAAACATGGCCTGGGAGGGCTGGTTTCTCAGCCAGCAGCTGTGCTATATCCTTGGTAAGGCTCAGCATCATTCCCCGCTGCTGCGCCTGGCTGGTGTACGCCTGGTTAGACTGACAGCAGAGGACATCCAGGTGTTGGAGCAGAAACTAGCAGTAGCTACTGCaagccagcagccagctcacag CATTAAGGAGCAAGTGCAATCAGCGGTGAAAAAAGCATTGGGAGGTGTTGCCTTATCCCTGTCCACCAGCCTCTCCGTGGGCGTGTTCTTCCTGCAGTTTCTGGACTGGTGGTACTCATCTGAGAACCAGGAGACCATCAAATCATTGACTGCATTGCCTACTCCTCCGCCACCCGTGCACCTGGACCACGGCACAGGCTCACCTCTCTTACCAAAACTGAAGACCGTGTGCCCGTTGTGCCGCAAAATCCGAGCCAACGACACAGTCCTCTCCACATCCGGCTTTGTGTTTTGTTATCGCTGCGTCTACACTTACGTAAAGAGTCACCAAAGGTGCCCCATCACTGGCTATGCTACAGAGCTGCAGCATCTTGTTAAGCTGTACTCCCCTGAAAGCTGA